One part of the Quercus lobata isolate SW786 chromosome 7, ValleyOak3.0 Primary Assembly, whole genome shotgun sequence genome encodes these proteins:
- the LOC115952450 gene encoding putative receptor-like protein kinase At3g47110 isoform X4: MMLSSLRYQWVLLIFFRGILFLCMSSCLKSATVPAFANETDHLALLDFKNRITKDPLQIMSSWNGSTHFCNWLGVTCSPSSKRVMVLNLTAKKLTGSIPPSIGNLTYLTRISLGNNNFYGEIPQEVGRLHHLQLLGLNSNSIGGKVPTNLSYCTQLRVLNATYNNLIGQIPDHLSSLSKLVYLYLGVNNLTGNIPAWIGNFSSLYGLGLSRNNFQGSIPSELGRLPRLGFFQLAENYLSGTIPPLIFNISSIYYFSVAKNQLHGSLPPDLGLTLPNLQIFYCTYNNFTGPIPASLSNASQLMHLSFGDNCLTGTVPQSLASLQSLVRLYFSQNKLGYGKDEDLNFLSFLANCTSLEGLALNNNYFGGVLPSSVANLSTQLQLLTLGGNMIHGDIPIGIGNLVNLEVLVLEDNYLGGTLPHVIGKLQNLTELYLGYNKIFGPIPSSLGNLKKLTELYMEGNRFEGRIPPSLGNCQNLLLLDLSHNNLSGTIPKKVMGLSSLSIFLDLSYNFLTGALPFEVGNLIHLVKLDLSKNRLSGKIPTTLETCVGLEHLYLDNNSFEGAIPRSLKNLRGLEDIDLSCNKLSGNIPKYLSKLVSLKHLNLSYNDFEGEVPSEGIFANASTISVFGNDKLCGGVPELHLSSCSSKHPKFYGKLLALGIIIPVTCIIIFVLLLMYFFPTCSIMKNLREGALSKSSFEDWQFPISYAELLESTNGFSENNLIGSGSFGSVYKGVLSRNGAIVAIKVLNLQQQEASTSFINECNALRSIRHRNLLKIFSACSSIDHKGNDFKSLIFEFMCNGSLDQWLHPKNDERHQRNKLSFIQRLNIAIDVAYALEYLHQHCQTPIVHCDIKPSNILLDEDMVAHVGDFGLVRFLFEASNNPSKTQTLSVGLKGSIGYIPPGSLQWLCQNM; the protein is encoded by the exons ATGATGCTATCTAGTCTGCGTTACCAGTGGGTTTTGTTAATATTCTTTCGTGGGATTCTTTTCTTGTGTATGAGCTCATGTTTGAAATCTGCAACAGTTCCGGCTTTTGCAAATGAGACAGATCACCTAGCTTTACTTGACTTCAAGAATCGGATCACTAAAGACCCACTTCAAATCATGAGCTCCTGGAATGGCTCCACACATTTCTGCAACTGGTTAGGTGTTACATGTAGCCCCTCCAGTAAACGAGTCATGGTTTTGAACTTGACAGCTAAAAAATTGACTGGCTCCATACCACCCTCTATAGGAAATCTTACTTACCTCACTAGAATCAGCCTAGGCAACAACAACTTCTATGGTGAAATTCCTCAAGAAGTGGGACGTCTACATCATCTGCAGCTTCTCGGTTTGAATTCGAATTCCATTGGTGGTAAAGTCCCGACTAATCTAAGCTATTGTACACAACTTAGGGTGCTTAATGCTACTTACAACAATCTAATTGGGCAGATTCCAGACCACCTTAGCTCATTGTCAAAGTTGGTGTATCTATATCTTGGAGTAAACAACCTTACGGGAAATATCCCAGCTTGGATTGGaaacttttcttctttgtatGGCCTTGGTCTTTCCAGGAACAATTTTCAAGGAAGCATACCTAGTGAACTTGGCCGTCTACCACGCTTGGGATTTTTTCAGCTTGCTGAGAATTATTTGTCCGGTACCATACCTCCTCTGATCTTTAATATTTCTTCCATATACTATTTCTCTGTTGCTAAAAACCAACTACATGGAAGTCTTCCACCAGATCTTGGTCTTACTCTTCCTaatcttcaaatattttattgcaCTTATAACAATTTCACGGGACCTATTCCCGCATCGTTGTCTAATGCTTCTCAACTGATGCATCTTTCCTTTGGTGACAATTGTCTAACTGGGACAGTGCCTCAAAGTCTAGCAAGCTTGCAAAGCTTGGTTAgactttatttttctcaaaataaactTGGATATGGGAAAGATGAAGACCTGAATTTTCTCAGTTTCTTGGCTAATTGTACTAGTTTGGAGGGCTTGGCTctcaataataattattttggaGGAGTATTGCCCAGCTCTGTAGCCAACCTTTCAACCCAACTACAACTTCTTACTTTGGGTGGGAATATGATCCATGGTGACATCCCTATTGGGATTGGGAACCTCGTTAACTTGGAAGTTCTAGTGTTAGAAGATAACTATTTGGGAGGTACTCTCCCTCATGTTATTGGGAAGCTTCAAAACTTAACTGAATTATATTTGggttataataaaatttttgggcCAATCCCTTCATCCTTGggtaacttaaaaaaattgacagaaCTCTATATGGAGGGGAATAGATTTGAGGGAAGGATACCCCCAAGCTTAGGAAACTGCCAAAATTTGCTTTTACTGGACCTTTCTCATAACAATCTCTCTGGCACCATACCAAAAAAAGTTATGGGTCTTTCatccctttcaatttttttggacttgtcatataattttttaacaggAGCATTACCTTTTGAAGTGGGCAACTTGATACATCTTGTCAAATTAGATCTCTCGAAAAATAGATTATCAGGAAAAATTCCCACCACTCTTGAGACTTGTGTTGGTTTGGAGCACTTGTATTTGGACAATAATTCATTTGAGGGAGCAATTCCTCGATCCTTGAAGAACTTAAGAGGTTTAGAAGATATAGATCTTTCTTGTAATAAATTATCTGGGAATATTCCTAAATATCTTAGCAAGCTTGTGTCTCTTAAGCATCTTAATCTTTCTTATAATGATTTTGAGGGTGAAGTGCCAAGTGAAGGAATTTTTGCAAATGCAAGCACAATTTCAGTCTTTGGAAATGATAAGTTATGTGGTGGTGTCCCAGAATTACATTTATCTTCATGCTCAAGCAAACATCCTAAATTTTATGGGAAGCTCCTTGCACTCGGAATAATAATTCCAGTCACTTGTATAATCATATTTGTACTTCTTCTGATGTATTTTTTTCCAACATGTTctattatgaaaaatttaagGGAGGGAGCGTTAAGTAAGTCTTCTTTTGAAGATTGGCAATTTCCTATCTCTTATGCTGAACTCTTAGAATCAACCAACGGGTTTTCTGAGAACAACTTGATTGGTTCGGGTAGCTTTGGCTCTGTATACAAAGGAGTTCTTTCTAGAAATGGAGCAATTGTTGCAATCAAAGTATTGAACCTTCAACAACAAGAAGCTTCCACAAGTTTCATTAATGAATGCAATGCTTTGAGAAGTATACGCCATCGCAATCTCCTCAAGATTTTCTCTGCTTGCTCTAGCATTGATCATAAAGGGAATGACTTTAAGAGTCTAATTTTTGAGTTCATGTGCAATGGAAGTCTAGACCAGTGGTTGCATCCAAAAAATGATGAGCGAcatcaaagaaacaaattaagCTTTATTCAGAGACTAAATATAGCCATTGATGTTGCTTATGCATTGGAATATCTTCATCAACATTGCCAAACGCCAATTGTTCACTGTGATATTAAACCAAGCAATATTCTCCTTGATGAAGATATGGTAGCCCATGTTGGTGATTTCGGATTGGTGAGGTTCCTCTTTGAAGCATCTAATAATCCCTCCAAAACTCAAACCCTGTCAGTTGGACTAAAGGGTTCCATTGGGTACATTCCTCCAG GTTCACTTCAATGGCTTTGCCAGAACATGTAA